CCGGCTTCATCGTCTGCAACGAGCGCACCTACCCCCGGTTCACCGCCCTGCTCGAGCGCCTGGGCGTGGAGACGGTGCCCTCGGAGATGAGCCTCTCGGTGCGCGACGAGCGGGCCGGGGTCGAGTGGGGCACCGCACCGAGCCGGCTCCGGGCCCGGCCCGCAGGCCCCGGTCGGGTGGGCGCCCGGGCCCACGCCGCCCACGCCGGCCTGGTCGCCCGCATCCCCCGCTGGCACCGGGCCGGGTCCCGCCTGCTGGAGGAGGTCGACCGGGGCGAGGCCGACCCCGACGAGACGCTGCGCTCCTTCCTGGCCCGGGCCGGCCTGCCGCCCTCCTTCGGCGAGGGCTACGTGGTCCCGCTCACCGCCGCGGTGTGGTCGGCCGACCCCACCACCGTCCTCGACTTCCCGGCGGCCACCATCTGCCGCTTCCTGCGCAACCACGGGATGCTCACCCTCGGCGAGCGGCCGCAGTGGCGGACCCTCGCAGGCGGCTCGCGGTCCTACGTGGACGCCATCAGCGCGCCCTGGGCCGACGACGTGCAGCTGAAGTCGCCCGTGACCGAGCTCCGTCGCCGGCCCGAGGGCGGCGTCGACGTCCGGGTGGCGGGCGCCGAGCCCGAGGCGTTCGACGCGGTCGTGGTCGCCGTCCACGCCCCCACCGCGCTCGCCATGCTGCCCGACGCCGACGCCGACGAGCGCGCCGTGCTGGGCGCGGTGCGCACCCAGCCCAACCCCACGGTGCTCCACACCGACCGCTCCGTCCTCCCCCGCAACGAGGCGGTGTGGTCGTCGTGGAACGTGCGCCTCCCGGAGGCCCCGCAGGAGCAGGTGGCGGTCACCTACCTCATGAACCGCCTGCAGCCCCTGCCCACCACCGCCCCGGTGTGCGTGAGCCTCAACCAGGACGACCGCATCGACCCCGACGCGATCCTCGGCGCCTACGACTACGCCCACCCGGTGCTCGACGCCGCCGCCATCCGGGACCAGCGCCGCCTCCCCCGCCTCCAGGGCCGGGGCGGCGTCTACTGGGCCGGGGCGTGGGCCAGCTACGGCTTCCACGAGGACGGCACCCGCGCCGCCGAGCAGGTGTGCGAGCGCATCGACCCGGGGAGCACACGGTGGTAGCCACCGTCGCCCCCGCCACCCCCGAGCTCCGCCCCGGCGCCCCGGCGCGCCGCAGCGCGCTCTACGAGGGGACCATCGGCCACC
Above is a window of Iamia majanohamensis DNA encoding:
- a CDS encoding NAD(P)/FAD-dependent oxidoreductase, with protein sequence MRIAIVGGGVTGLVAAHHLSRSHRIRLFEADDRLGGHAHTVDVDVDGARFPVDTGFIVCNERTYPRFTALLERLGVETVPSEMSLSVRDERAGVEWGTAPSRLRARPAGPGRVGARAHAAHAGLVARIPRWHRAGSRLLEEVDRGEADPDETLRSFLARAGLPPSFGEGYVVPLTAAVWSADPTTVLDFPAATICRFLRNHGMLTLGERPQWRTLAGGSRSYVDAISAPWADDVQLKSPVTELRRRPEGGVDVRVAGAEPEAFDAVVVAVHAPTALAMLPDADADERAVLGAVRTQPNPTVLHTDRSVLPRNEAVWSSWNVRLPEAPQEQVAVTYLMNRLQPLPTTAPVCVSLNQDDRIDPDAILGAYDYAHPVLDAAAIRDQRRLPRLQGRGGVYWAGAWASYGFHEDGTRAAEQVCERIDPGSTRW